From Actinomyces sp. oral taxon 171 str. F0337, one genomic window encodes:
- a CDS encoding type II secretion system F family protein, with amino-acid sequence MGPVALLPPAGHLVGPVGGPVPGAWIAAVLVALATAVVLLPARRGLPRSWTTGAPAAEERPSIGQAALTALRSRRSGSPEPDLGLLLTEVASLLRVGATPQRAWTRACQRAGLTEGTEPDGDGVPPVLRALADLQHDSWLPRWSDGRLHWHPPPRGRRVRQRRATAAGVPGAIASCRLSTALGAPLADILQTVAGGVAESGQAEASRRAALAGPRTTARLLACLPVVGLGLGMLVGADPASLLLDGGVGSAVGALGIVLMAVGHLVTRRLIRAATADGDAVDEALVLDLAAAALSAGASVPGVLTALGEALEEEGAGVVGRALLLGAPWEEAWQAPDDEQWRAQRSRLESCLRPGWEDGASPSALLAATAASLRAGRHARDEEAAERLAVRLVLPLGACHLPAFVILGIAPVVASVGMSMLTG; translated from the coding sequence ATGGGACCCGTCGCGCTCCTGCCCCCTGCCGGGCACCTGGTCGGCCCGGTGGGTGGACCGGTTCCGGGCGCCTGGATCGCGGCGGTCCTGGTCGCCCTGGCCACCGCCGTGGTCCTGCTGCCGGCCCGCCGCGGTCTGCCCCGCAGCTGGACCACGGGTGCCCCCGCGGCCGAGGAGCGCCCGTCGATCGGGCAGGCGGCTCTCACCGCGCTGCGCTCCCGACGCTCCGGATCACCTGAACCGGACCTCGGCCTGCTGCTCACCGAGGTCGCCAGCCTCCTGCGCGTCGGTGCGACCCCGCAACGTGCCTGGACACGCGCCTGTCAACGCGCCGGCCTCACCGAGGGCACCGAGCCCGACGGCGACGGCGTCCCACCAGTGCTGCGAGCGCTCGCGGACCTCCAGCACGACTCGTGGCTGCCCCGATGGAGCGATGGGCGCCTGCACTGGCACCCGCCCCCGAGAGGGCGGCGGGTCCGGCAGCGGCGGGCCACCGCCGCAGGGGTGCCGGGCGCCATCGCCTCCTGCCGCCTGTCGACCGCCCTGGGGGCGCCCCTGGCCGACATCCTCCAGACCGTGGCGGGCGGGGTCGCCGAGTCCGGTCAGGCCGAGGCCTCCCGCCGGGCCGCTCTGGCCGGTCCCCGCACCACCGCGCGGCTCCTGGCCTGTCTGCCCGTGGTCGGCCTGGGACTGGGGATGCTCGTGGGCGCCGACCCCGCCTCCCTCCTGCTCGACGGCGGTGTCGGCAGCGCCGTGGGGGCGCTCGGCATCGTGCTCATGGCGGTGGGGCACCTGGTGACCAGGCGCCTGATACGCGCTGCGACGGCTGACGGCGACGCCGTCGACGAGGCCCTGGTCCTGGACCTGGCTGCCGCCGCTCTGAGCGCCGGGGCCTCGGTGCCCGGGGTGCTGACCGCCTTGGGTGAGGCCCTGGAGGAGGAGGGCGCCGGCGTCGTGGGGCGGGCCCTGCTGCTGGGCGCCCCGTGGGAGGAGGCCTGGCAGGCGCCCGACGACGAGCAGTGGAGGGCACAGCGCTCCCGCCTGGAGTCCTGTCTGCGCCCGGGCTGGGAGGACGGGGCCTCACCGTCCGCTCTCCTGGCGGCGACGGCGGCGAGCCTGCGCGCAGGGCGGCACGCTCGCGATGAGGAGGCCGCCGAGCGCCTGGCGGTGCGCCTCGTCCTGCCGCTGGGAGCCTGTCACCTGCCGGCCTTCGTCATCCTGGGGATCGCGCCGGTCGTCGCCTCGGTCGGCATGAGCATGCTCACCGGGTGA
- a CDS encoding HAD family hydrolase encodes MSAQDRASDLSRLPATSPVTAPTAPPVAPGRPAVGPSPAGHRAAAYFDLDKTILATSSTWALGTPMRRSGLISSRALAHGLIAQLPYLLVGAGTQRSSSLMEHLALMSAGISRRELVEVVEGALTTAIEPAVYAEALDLIEGHRRAGHDVVVVSASIAEMVSPIARLVGADRAVATHMEVGEDGLFTGRISRSMLHAEKVVALREDAAAHGIDLSRCWSYSDSISDEPMLSAVGHPVAVNPDRDLRRLAQERDWPVRDFARPVRLRPRWEPPSLSTRASMITHVAGVLAVGGTAAWLVARRGPHGARDS; translated from the coding sequence ATGAGCGCGCAGGACCGCGCAAGCGACCTCTCCCGACTGCCAGCGACCTCACCGGTGACGGCACCGACCGCCCCACCGGTGGCGCCGGGGCGCCCAGCTGTCGGCCCCTCGCCCGCCGGGCACCGCGCGGCGGCCTACTTCGACCTGGACAAGACGATCCTGGCGACGTCGTCGACCTGGGCGCTGGGCACCCCGATGCGGCGCAGCGGCCTCATCTCCTCACGGGCGCTGGCCCACGGGCTCATCGCCCAGCTCCCCTACCTCCTGGTGGGCGCCGGCACCCAGCGGTCCAGCAGTCTCATGGAGCACCTGGCCCTCATGTCCGCCGGCATCAGCCGCCGAGAGCTGGTGGAGGTTGTGGAGGGCGCCCTGACCACGGCTATCGAGCCGGCCGTCTACGCCGAGGCCCTCGACCTCATCGAGGGCCACCGCCGGGCCGGGCACGACGTCGTGGTGGTCTCGGCCTCCATCGCCGAGATGGTCTCCCCCATCGCCCGCCTCGTCGGGGCCGACCGGGCCGTGGCCACCCACATGGAGGTCGGCGAGGACGGCCTGTTCACCGGGCGCATCTCCCGCTCCATGCTGCACGCGGAGAAGGTGGTGGCGCTGCGCGAGGACGCCGCCGCCCACGGCATCGACCTGTCCCGGTGCTGGTCCTACTCCGACTCCATCTCCGATGAGCCGATGCTCAGCGCCGTCGGTCATCCCGTCGCGGTCAACCCCGACCGGGACCTGCGACGCCTGGCGCAGGAGCGGGACTGGCCGGTGCGCGACTTCGCCCGCCCGGTGCGCCTGCGGCCGCGCTGGGAGCCCCCGAGCCTGTCGACCCGGGCCTCGATGATCACCCACGTGGCCGGCGTGCTGGCCGTCGGGGGCACCGCCGCCTGGCTCGTCGCCCGACGCGGCCCGCACGGCGCCCGCGACAGCTGA
- a CDS encoding Fic family protein gives MAADERVRAAEAAVREACAELRWNEALRRRWREARAEAAIRGAIASGGVEGAVVSAEVLREQVAAGSLTQAATGDPGLDAVAGLWRAGTRLVGWMPDLVGRGRPVAPSARSLLAALHRDVVGPLAAGGRVGLGEVGVPRARQVRAREGGPGVAPQGEELVARLAGLVDLIEAPQAPALVRAAVVHAEMLAARPFTAGNAAVGRLLVRHLLVRDGLEPTGTAVTDLYPGRVPAAYAEAAGAYASGTMDGVVAWVVWQAEAVLAGVQEAQRLCLAVQAGTWRAG, from the coding sequence GTGGCCGCCGATGAGCGGGTGCGCGCCGCCGAGGCGGCGGTGCGCGAGGCCTGCGCCGAGCTGCGCTGGAACGAGGCCCTGCGGCGTCGGTGGCGTGAGGCCCGCGCGGAGGCCGCGATCCGGGGCGCCATCGCCTCGGGCGGCGTCGAGGGGGCGGTGGTCTCCGCCGAGGTGCTGCGCGAGCAGGTGGCCGCCGGCTCCCTCACTCAGGCCGCCACCGGTGACCCGGGCTTGGATGCCGTGGCCGGCCTGTGGCGCGCCGGGACCCGCCTGGTCGGCTGGATGCCCGACCTGGTGGGTCGAGGGCGGCCGGTGGCGCCCTCGGCGCGCTCGCTGCTGGCGGCGCTGCACCGCGACGTCGTCGGCCCCCTGGCGGCCGGCGGCCGGGTGGGCCTGGGGGAGGTCGGAGTGCCGCGCGCCCGGCAGGTGCGTGCCCGCGAGGGCGGTCCTGGGGTCGCGCCGCAGGGCGAGGAGCTGGTGGCGAGGCTGGCGGGGCTGGTCGATCTCATCGAGGCGCCGCAGGCGCCGGCGCTGGTGCGGGCGGCCGTCGTGCACGCCGAGATGCTGGCGGCCCGCCCCTTTACCGCCGGGAACGCCGCGGTGGGGCGCCTGCTCGTGCGTCACCTCCTGGTGCGTGACGGGCTCGAGCCGACCGGCACGGCCGTCACCGACCTCTACCCCGGGCGGGTGCCGGCGGCCTACGCCGAGGCCGCCGGGGCCTACGCCTCGGGCACCATGGACGGGGTCGTGGCCTGGGTGGTGTGGCAGGCCGAGGCGGTGCTCGCGGGGGTCCAGGAGGCTCAGCGCCTGTGCCTGGCGGTGCAGGCCGGCACCTGGCGGGCCGGGTGA
- a CDS encoding PH domain-containing protein — translation MALSKKLLSRDEVVVRHMHTHIKVLLWRFVVEILLLAVGVVASVMAPASWQPWGILAIWVAVLVLSVPLLLVPWLQWYMHTYTVTTKRIITRSGIISRAGHDLPLTRISDIQLDKDVTDRFFGCGTLALQTSADDPLLLHDVPQVEKVQVEISNLIFNDTQGAIDADPRS, via the coding sequence ATGGCACTGTCGAAGAAGCTCCTGAGCCGCGACGAGGTCGTGGTGCGGCACATGCACACCCACATCAAGGTCCTCCTGTGGCGGTTCGTCGTTGAGATCCTCCTGCTCGCGGTCGGCGTCGTCGCCTCGGTCATGGCACCCGCCAGCTGGCAGCCCTGGGGCATCCTGGCGATCTGGGTGGCGGTCCTTGTCCTGAGCGTCCCCCTGCTGCTCGTGCCGTGGCTGCAGTGGTACATGCACACCTACACCGTCACCACCAAGCGCATCATCACCCGCTCCGGCATCATCAGCCGTGCCGGCCACGACCTGCCCCTGACCCGGATCTCCGACATCCAGCTGGACAAGGACGTCACTGACCGCTTCTTCGGCTGCGGCACGCTGGCCCTGCAGACCTCCGCCGATGACCCGCTCCTCCTGCATGACGTTCCCCAGGTGGAGAAGGTCCAGGTCGAGATCTCCAACCTGATCTTCAACGACACCCAGGGCGCCATCGACGCCGACCCCCGCAGCTGA
- a CDS encoding carboxymuconolactone decarboxylase family protein yields the protein MSIDNLRSALPEWAKDLSLNLSTLSRSSSLTEQQQWGTFVAAAAATRNESVLVQVMEDARTHLSEEAISAALGAASIMAMNNVAYRTRHFLGSAYENERMGLRMNIIGTSGGVEKVDFELWSLAVSTINGCEKCVTAHEATVRGEGLSTEQVWEAVRIAATLTGVAQAVGVVETLD from the coding sequence ATGAGCATCGACAACCTGCGCTCCGCCCTGCCCGAGTGGGCCAAGGACCTCTCCCTCAACCTGTCCACCCTGTCCCGCTCCTCCTCGCTGACCGAGCAGCAGCAGTGGGGCACCTTCGTGGCCGCGGCCGCCGCGACCCGCAACGAGTCCGTCCTGGTCCAGGTCATGGAGGACGCCCGCACCCACCTGTCCGAGGAGGCCATCAGCGCCGCCCTGGGCGCCGCCTCCATCATGGCGATGAACAACGTCGCCTACCGCACGCGCCACTTCCTGGGCTCGGCCTACGAGAACGAGCGCATGGGCCTGCGCATGAACATCATCGGCACCTCCGGTGGCGTAGAGAAGGTCGACTTCGAGCTGTGGAGCCTGGCCGTGTCCACCATCAACGGCTGTGAGAAGTGCGTGACCGCCCACGAGGCCACGGTGCGCGGCGAGGGCCTGAGCACCGAGCAGGTCTGGGAGGCCGTGCGCATCGCCGCCACCCTGACCGGCGTGGCTCAGGCGGTCGGCGTCGTCGAGACCCTCGACTGA
- a CDS encoding cellulose synthase operon protein YhjQ/BcsQ — MRATRVPAGDGTWQWEQEEETLTIPAVVDPEDEATPDQGEKAVAAGAAQAARVGPETGRTAAWDGQDVAFSPLRPSADRPGRPGGDAQAEEGVMRSEHAAQVLAVTGARGGLGASVLLLHLAWALGRAGRRVAMMDLDPVGGLDLLCGESVLTGLRWADLPAEESAFRPGHLVGALPVWHAMPVLTGDVRGGPRPCAEAVLEAMRAEHDVVLVDLPRGAPPPPGARVLLITGLDLRSAIAAESIASRLRGAVSGGAEVTGTAPGAPVWLVVRQVGEDVVAEDLELITGCPVLGQVPTDRVLAKRLALGEDPVRARSAIRRAASALAQELLSRLPGAAASGPARGGAGPASGPAGAVAGQGDQEAGSQSTNRPTNQPTNRPTNQPMNQPMNQPMNQQKNQSRSQSWSR, encoded by the coding sequence GTGAGGGCGACACGTGTGCCTGCGGGGGACGGCACATGGCAGTGGGAGCAGGAGGAGGAGACGCTGACCATTCCGGCAGTGGTGGATCCCGAGGACGAGGCGACACCGGATCAGGGAGAGAAGGCTGTCGCCGCCGGGGCAGCGCAGGCAGCCCGGGTCGGGCCGGAAACGGGGCGGACGGCGGCGTGGGACGGCCAGGACGTCGCCTTCTCTCCCCTGAGGCCCTCCGCCGACAGGCCTGGGCGGCCAGGGGGTGACGCGCAGGCGGAGGAGGGGGTGATGCGCTCAGAGCATGCCGCCCAGGTCCTGGCCGTCACCGGCGCCCGTGGGGGCCTGGGGGCCAGCGTCCTGCTGCTGCACCTGGCGTGGGCGCTGGGCCGCGCGGGCAGGCGGGTGGCGATGATGGACCTCGACCCCGTCGGTGGCCTGGACCTCCTGTGCGGGGAGAGCGTCCTGACCGGACTGCGCTGGGCGGACCTCCCGGCTGAGGAGTCGGCCTTCCGGCCCGGCCACCTCGTCGGGGCCCTGCCCGTGTGGCACGCCATGCCGGTCCTCACCGGGGACGTGCGCGGAGGACCCCGGCCCTGCGCGGAGGCGGTCCTGGAGGCGATGCGGGCCGAGCACGACGTCGTCCTGGTCGACCTGCCCCGAGGGGCGCCCCCGCCCCCGGGTGCCCGGGTCCTGCTCATCACCGGACTCGACCTGCGCTCGGCGATCGCCGCCGAGAGCATCGCCTCGCGACTGCGGGGCGCGGTGTCCGGGGGTGCTGAAGTCACCGGTACCGCTCCAGGGGCGCCGGTCTGGCTCGTGGTGCGCCAGGTGGGTGAGGACGTCGTCGCCGAGGACCTCGAGCTCATCACCGGCTGCCCGGTCCTGGGGCAGGTCCCCACCGACCGGGTCCTGGCCAAGCGGCTGGCCCTCGGAGAGGACCCGGTGCGGGCCCGCTCGGCCATCCGGCGCGCCGCCAGCGCCCTGGCCCAGGAACTGCTGTCCCGGCTCCCTGGAGCCGCGGCGTCGGGGCCGGCGAGGGGCGGTGCCGGGCCCGCCTCCGGCCCGGCTGGTGCCGTAGCCGGCCAAGGGGATCAGGAGGCGGGGAGCCAGTCAACGAACCGGCCAACGAATCAGCCAACGAACCGGCCAACGAATCAGCCAATGAACCAGCCAATGAATCAGCCAATGAACCAGCAAAAGAACCAGTCAAGGAGTCAGTCATGGTCCCGATGA
- a CDS encoding TadA family conjugal transfer-associated ATPase yields the protein MVPMSPDHPDVPGGVTGGDGPELARVRSALARGVGLEDALNDAAAPATGQVGMTRLGQRVRADVDGAGPLLQPLIETDGVTDVLVSGGHTWIDRGHGLEPVPEATMEEPEARTLAVRMAASAHKRLDDASPVVDATLPDGTRLNAVLPPLSADGTLISLRTKRRRGFTLDELTAAGTVAPGLDDVLAALVTGRASCLVTGATGTGKTTLLAALLSLVPATERIVCIEEASELRPHHPHVVHLQERGANVQGVGAVSMTSLVRTALRIRPDRIVLGECRGPEVRDVLTALNTGHEGGWATLHANSPADVPARLTALGALAGLDEAAVAAQAASALDAVVHLRRQAGTAGARRFVASVGVLRRETTPAGAVLICEEALRVADDGRLSPGPAAAALRERIGPQALTRTGLDGLPGPGERRPT from the coding sequence ATGGTCCCGATGAGTCCCGATCACCCCGACGTCCCCGGTGGCGTCACAGGAGGCGACGGCCCCGAGCTCGCCCGCGTCCGCAGCGCCCTGGCCCGCGGCGTGGGCCTGGAGGATGCCCTCAACGACGCCGCCGCCCCCGCCACCGGCCAGGTGGGGATGACTCGTCTCGGTCAGCGAGTGCGCGCCGACGTCGACGGCGCCGGGCCGCTCCTCCAGCCCCTCATCGAGACCGACGGCGTCACCGACGTCCTCGTCAGCGGTGGGCACACCTGGATCGACCGAGGGCACGGCCTCGAACCCGTCCCTGAAGCCACCATGGAGGAGCCCGAGGCGCGGACCCTGGCCGTGCGCATGGCCGCCTCCGCCCACAAGCGCCTCGACGACGCCAGCCCCGTCGTCGACGCCACCCTGCCCGACGGCACCCGCCTCAACGCGGTCCTACCGCCCCTGAGCGCCGACGGCACCCTCATCAGCCTGCGCACCAAGCGCCGCCGCGGCTTCACCTTGGACGAGCTCACCGCCGCCGGCACCGTCGCCCCCGGCCTCGACGACGTCCTGGCCGCCCTCGTGACCGGCCGCGCCAGCTGCCTGGTCACCGGCGCCACCGGCACCGGCAAGACCACCCTCCTGGCCGCCCTGCTCTCACTCGTCCCGGCAACCGAGCGCATCGTGTGCATCGAGGAGGCCAGCGAGCTGCGCCCCCACCACCCTCACGTCGTCCACCTCCAGGAGCGCGGCGCCAACGTCCAGGGCGTCGGGGCGGTCTCCATGACCTCCCTGGTGCGCACCGCCCTGCGCATACGGCCCGACCGGATCGTCCTGGGCGAGTGCCGCGGGCCCGAGGTGCGCGACGTCCTCACCGCCCTCAACACCGGGCACGAGGGCGGCTGGGCCACCCTCCACGCCAACTCGCCCGCCGACGTCCCCGCCCGCCTGACCGCCCTGGGGGCGCTCGCGGGACTCGATGAGGCGGCCGTCGCCGCCCAGGCGGCCAGCGCGCTCGACGCCGTCGTCCACCTGCGCCGGCAGGCCGGCACCGCCGGGGCGCGCCGCTTCGTGGCCTCCGTGGGCGTGCTGCGGCGCGAGACGACCCCGGCCGGAGCGGTCCTCATCTGCGAGGAGGCCCTCCGCGTGGCAGACGACGGTCGCCTCAGCCCCGGCCCGGCCGCGGCGGCGCTGCGAGAGCGGATCGGCCCGCAGGCCTTGACGCGCACTGGTCTCGACGGGCTGCCCGGGCCGGGGGAGAGGAGACCCACGTGA
- a CDS encoding peroxiredoxin — protein sequence MAVLTIGDQFPAYELTAVVPGNLKEVEASKPEDYFTTVSSQVPAGTWRVVFFWPKDFTFVCPTEIAAFGDLYQDFKDRDCEVVGVSVDNEYTHYAWRRSHDKLQDLPFPMASDLNRELTEALGIKRATGEADRATFIIDPHNVIQSVSVTADSVGRNTEEVLRQLDALQSDELCACNWQAGAATIDALGEMS from the coding sequence ATGGCCGTTCTCACCATCGGAGACCAGTTCCCCGCCTACGAGCTCACCGCCGTCGTTCCCGGCAACCTCAAGGAGGTTGAGGCCAGCAAGCCCGAGGACTACTTCACCACCGTCTCCTCGCAGGTCCCCGCCGGCACCTGGCGCGTCGTCTTCTTCTGGCCCAAGGACTTCACCTTCGTGTGCCCCACCGAGATCGCCGCCTTCGGCGACCTCTACCAGGACTTCAAGGACCGCGACTGCGAGGTCGTGGGCGTCTCGGTGGACAACGAGTACACCCACTACGCCTGGCGCCGCAGCCACGACAAGCTCCAGGACCTGCCCTTCCCCATGGCCAGCGACCTCAACCGCGAGCTCACCGAGGCCCTGGGCATCAAGCGCGCCACCGGTGAGGCCGACCGCGCCACCTTCATCATCGACCCCCACAACGTCATCCAGTCGGTCTCCGTGACCGCCGACTCCGTGGGCCGCAACACCGAGGAGGTCCTGCGCCAGCTCGACGCCCTCCAGTCCGACGAGCTGTGCGCCTGCAACTGGCAGGCCGGCGCCGCCACCATCGACGCCCTCGGCGAGATGAGCTGA